Genomic segment of Kibdelosporangium phytohabitans:
GGCACCAAGGACGTGAAGGTGACCGAGCCCGCCGCCGAGGGAACCGGGTTCTTCCTCAAAGCGGGCCAGGGCACGCGGCCCGGTGACGGGCCCGGCGCGCCGGTGTACTGGGAGTTCCACAAGGACGACAAGACCTCGCAGGTCGCGTACGTCTACTGGTTCTTCTACGGCTACAACGACCTCGACCGTGGCAACAAGCACGAGGGCGACTGGGAACGCGTCGCGGTCCCGATGAAGGACGGCAAACCGGACGGCGTCGTGTTCTACAAACACGGTGGCCTGCCGTGCAAGGTGCCGTGGGAGGGCAAGCTGGGCAAGAGCGGCGACCACCCGCACGTCTACGCCGCGAAAGGTTCCCACGGGTCCTATCCGGACTCGGGCAACACCTACATCGTGCCCGCCTCAGTGGACTCCCGGTCGGCCGGGACGCAGTGGAACACGTGGGAGAACGCCCGCGCCCTGCCGCGGCAGCCGTGGTGGGGCTACCGCGGCTGGTGGGGCAAGGAAAGCTGGGTCCCCGTGCCCGGCTTCGACCGGATCCCCGGTCCCGGCCCGAACCGGGTGATCAACAACGTGTTCATCGCCAAGTCGTGCGACGACGCCGAGGAACCGGTGGCCACGGAACTGTCCGCCGACTTCGAGGGGGAGTGGGAGACGGAGAAACCCGCGACCCAGCGGCCACGGGTCACGCCGTACCACATCCGGCTCAGCCTCGGCAGGCAGCAGAGCACCGTCCACTACCGCACGACCTGGGACCAGCCGGACCCGAAGCTCGACTGCGCGGGCACGTGGACGGTCACCGGCTCGACCAGGCACCTGGCGGCGATGCACGAGAAGATCGAGTCCACCAAGGCGGGCAGGTGCGTGCCGGAGGGGAACCTCTCGCTCGAACTGGTCGACGGCAAGCTGCGGGTCACCTACACCGGCGACAACGTGGCGATGGCGGCGACCTTGGTCAAACGGGCCAAGACCGATGCCCCGCCCGGCACGTCACCCCGTGCCGCGTCCGGCAACACGACCGAGGCCGCGTTGGCGCGGTTCGAGGAGTACCTGCACGCGGTCGGCAACGAGAACCTCGACGTGGTCTGCGACATCGCCGGGCCGGGCGCGAAGAAGGCCGAGCAGGAGGGCTTCGGGCCGTGCCGCAAGACCATGCCGGTCATGTTCCGGATGATCTCGGCCACCCAGAAGCAGGCACTGAGAACGGCCACAGTGGACACCAAGCAGGTGACCGCCAAGCCGGGTGAGGTCAAGGTGCCCGCCAAGGCGATCAAGGCGGGCACCGTCAAGTTCACCTCGTCCGACCTGGGCGACCGCACGATCACGTTCCAGAACGGACAGTGGTACGTCACCGACTGACGCTCAGCGCTGCCCGGTGGTCCGTTCGATCAGTTCGCGGGCCAGGTCCAGGCGGACACCGTCGGGGTTGGTCAGGCCTTTGCCCTCGTACCATTCCGCGGTGGCCTCCGGGTGCGGGCCGCTGACCCCGACCCGGCCGTTGCCGTACGACGCCACGACGACCGCGGCGGCGCCGTTGCTGTACGTCGCCAGCACGGTGGCGTTGGCGCCGCCGGTCAGGTGGAAAGCCGGACCGTCCTGGAAGTACATGTGGCGCGGCTGGCCCTGCCAGTCCACCTTCAGCACGGTGTCGCGATCGTCGGGCACCTCGGAGCCCGGCGAGCCCGCGTACCCGTCGGTGTCGCCGGGCAGCAGGCCGAAGCCCGGGTTGTGCCCGGCGAGGTAGCCGCCGAAACACAACCCCAGGTAGCTGCCGCCGCCCCGGATCCAGTCGCGGATCATGTCGGCGGAGCCGCGCAGGTCGCGCCAGGTCCGCTGCAGGTCGTCACCGCCGGGCTGGACGTACAACGTCGCCTTGGCCAGCAAGCCGGCGGTCAGGGCGGTCCCGGTCCCGGGGCCGACGAACTTGACCTCGAACGGCCGCGGCGCGGTGCGCAGCACCTCGGCGATCGTGGGCGCGCAGTCATGGGCGGCGTTCGCGGCACTGCCGCACGTCGTGATCTCCCGTCGAGGCGGCCGGGACAACCGCGTCGACGAACTGCTGAAAGCCCGCAACCTCAGCGGGAACATCGCTTTCACCGTACCGGCACTGGCGTTGGCGCTGCGGATCGTGGCCGCGCACAACCTGATCACGGTCGCTCCCCGGCTGCTCACCGAGCACGCGCTCCCGCCCGCACTGCGCAGTTACCCGATGCCGGGCCCCACGCCTGCGATTGCCGCGGTCCTGTCGTGGCACGCCCGGCACGACCGCGACGCCGCACACCGCTGGCTGCGCACGCTGATCGTGCACGCCCTCGGCGCGATCACCCAGGACAACGATCACTGGTCAAGGGGCGAGCTTGAGCAACAGGCCGCTCAACTCGGTGGGCATGGTGATCATGCAGTCGTGGCCGGTCGGCAACTCCCACACCTGGGACGGGCAACCGTTGGGCTGGACCGCGGGGACGGGCCGCCGGGTGATGCCGTCCGGGGTGGCGCCGACGCAGTGGATGTGTGTGCGCGGGATCGCGTTCACGGCCGGGTTGTCCAGCCGGACCGGTTGCTGGAGGCAGCGCACCGGCCCATCGGAGATCATCGTGCGCAACCAGGCGATGTCCGCCGGGTCGGTCACCCCGAACAGGCCGAGTGGCGGTGGCTGCTGCGGGAGCGGCGGGACGCGCCAGCCGTCGCCGGAACGCGCGGCGAGGTCGATCAGGCTCTGGGTGACGGGTTGCACGTCGACCGCGGTTTCCCCGTCGGCCGGGACCATCGCGTCCAGGTAGACCAGGTGCTCGACCCGGTCCGGGACGCGGTTGGCCGCGGACGAGATCACCAGCCCCGCGTAGCTGTGACCCACCAGGATCACGTCGGTGTGGTCGCCGATCGCCGTGACCACGTCGTCCACGTGTGTGTCGAGCCCGACGTCCGGGCCGAGCAGGTGCGCCTTGTCGCCATAGCCGGTCAGTGACGGCGTGAGCACCCGGTGCCCGGCCGGCTCCAGCAACGGGACCACCCGCTCCCAGCACCGTCCACTGTGCCAAGCCCCGTGTACCAGCAGAAAAGTAGACATGGTCGGAACGACCTCCTTCACCGCGAACCGCGGTTACTATTGGTGCCATGGTTCTCTTCAGGAACCACGACCAGGGTGGCCGCTCGAACCGCCTCGGGCAATAAGGCACATTCCGGTGCCCCGGTTCCCCGGAGGTGACCATGAGCCAGGACGACGCGTGCCGGGCCCGCGTGGTGCTCGGGATCGTGGGGGACAAGTGGTCGCTGCTGGTCGTGCGCAACCTCCGGTCGGGGCCACGCCGCTTCACCGAACTCAAACGGGAGATCGACGGGATCAGCCAGCGGATGCTCACCGTCACCCTGCGCGGTCTCGAGCGCGACGGGATACTGACCCGCACTGTCCACAACGTCATGCCGCCGCACGTCAGCTACGAGCTCACGCCGATGGGCGAGACCCTCCGCGCGGCCACCGCGCCCCTGCTGGCGTGGAGCCTCGAACACCTGGAACGCATCGACGTCGCCCGCGCCGAGTACGACGCACGCGGCGAATCCGGCGACGCAGGCGGGTCGTCCCCGCGATGATCGCAGGCGTGGACGAGATCGAAGCCGCCGCCGTGGCCCGGAGCCTCGCCGTCAGCCTATGCCGACCACCCGCGCCCACGCCGGCGGCAGGACCGGCTCGTAGTCGGGATCGTTCTCGTCCGGCGAAGCGGACGGCCGTGGGAACAGGCCCACGACCGTCCGGCAGGACGGCTTCGCGTCCGGCCAAGGTGTGTGGCCGTCGGTCAGCGCGACGATGACATCGGGACGGTGGCTGCCGCGCACGGCCTTGACGAAGCCCGCGCGCAGGTCCGTGCCGCCGCCGCCCACCAGCGGGATCCCCTCGGCACGGCACAGCGGCTGGGTCACGTGGGCGGCGGCGTCGCAGGACAGCACCGAGACGAGGTCACGCCGTCCGCCCGTGGTGCGGACGATCGCGGCGATCTCGAGGATCGCGCTGCCCAGTTCGGCGTCGCTCACCGACGCGGAGGTGTCGACGATCACGAAGACCCGCGGTGGCCGTCGCCGCAGGCTCGGCATGACGACGCCGGGCAGGCTGGTCGACCGGCGTGACGGACGACCGTACGTGTAGTCCTCGCCCACTCCGGGGCTGGAGACCGCCGAACGGACCGCCGCGCCCAGCAGTTCCCGCCACGGCTGCGGCGGGTGGAACGCTTCCTCGGCCCACCGTTTCCACGCCCTCGGCACGGTGCCCGGGCTGGCGTTGATGCCCTGCGCCACGCGGAACCGGACGGTGTCCCGTTCCTCGTCGCTGAGCCCGTGCGCGCCGTCCGGCCCCAGTTCCCATTCCCGGTCCAGCCCGTCGGCGCCGCTGCCGCAGTCCAGCCAGGCGAACGCGTCCGTGCACGGCCCGAGCCGGAACTCGCGAAGGTACTCCTCCATCAGCTTCCCCTCGGACAAGCTGAGCATCGACGGTTCGACAACACCATCAGGCCGTGCCAGCCCGTCACCGAAGATGTCGTCGTTGATCTCGAGGTCCGCGGCGATGTTCATCCGCAGCCGCTCCGCCGGCCCGGTCAGCTCGTGCTTCGCCGCGAACCGGTCGCTGCGCCCGTGATGGTCGCGCAGCAGGTGGGAGACCTCGTGCACCCAGGCCCCGGCCAGTTCCTCCACCGGGGTGCGGTCCACGAACGCGGGTGAGACGTAACAGCGCCAGTGCCGGTCGACGGCCATCGTCGGCACCCGTCGTGATTCCACTGTGTGCAAAGCGAACAACGCCGTCGCCAGATACGGCCGGCTCCGCGCGGCGTGCAGCCGCGCGGCGAACAGTTTCTCCTCGTCCATGGTTGTCGTCGTCATGGGCGGGCACCTGCGCCGACTCGGTCCGCGCGCTGCGACACCGACACCGCGCCGGCCAGCTGCTCGATCGCCGCTGGGACCTGCCAGTCGTCGCGGCGCAGCGCGGCGAGCGTGGCCGCGGGCACGACGACCAGGTCCGGAGCGCCGGTTTCCAACGCCAGCACCAGCAGCGCCCACGCGGCGTTCCAGCGGGACAGTTCCGGCCGTTTGCGCACGGCCTGCACCACGCCGTCGAGCACTGTCTGGCGCAGGTCGCCGCGCTCGGGCAGGACAGCAGACGCCGGATCCGCCAGCAGCGCCTCGGGATCCGGCAGGTCCATCCGGTCGAGGCTGGCCAGCAACTCCAGGCCAGGACCGTCGCCAACAGTGCCGCGCACCAACATGGACAGCACACCACGGGAAGTGCCCGCCGCGGTGGCGAAAGCGATCAGCCGCAGAGCCATGTCCCAGCTGCGGGGCGAGGGCCACGCGCCGCCACGGCGTGCTTCGCTGCTCGGCAATTGGTGCACGAGCCGTGGACGCGCGGTCAGGAGTCCGCACACCGCCCGGCGCGCGAACGCCACGGCGTCGGGCAGCCGGTGCGGATCCAGTCGTGGCAGCGCCGCCTTCGGCCAGGTCCCGCCCAGCCCGCGCACCACGACCTCGTGATCGTAGGTCCACTGTAGATGGACGAACCGGTTGGCCAGCGGTGGGCTCAGCTCCCACCCGTCGGCGGCGGAGGACCGTGGATTGGCGGCGGCCACGATGCGGACACCCGGTGGCAGCCGCAGGGCGCCGACCCGGCGTTCGAGCACGACGCGCAGCAGCGCGGCCTGGACAGCCGGTGGCGCGGTGGACAGCTCGTCCAGGAACAGCAGCCCGTGGCCGGCCCGGACCAGGCGCACGGCCCAGTCGGGCGGAGCCATCGGAACGCCTTGTGTCGCAGGATCATCGCCGACCACCGGCAGGCCGGAGAAGTCGGAGGGTTCGTGCACGCTGGCGATCACCGTGGTCAGCGGCAACGCCAGAGCGCCGGCGAGCTGGTTGAGGGCGGCGGTCTTGCCGATTCCCGGCTCGCCCCAGAGCAGCACCGGCAGGTCGGCGGACACGGCCAGTGTCAAGGCCTCCAACTGGCTGTCGGCTCGTTGTTCGGTGGTCGTGTCGTGCAGCAGGGCGAGCAGATCGGCGGCAACGTCCAGCGGCGGAGCGGTTTCGAATGCGGATTTCGTGGCAGAGGGCATGGTTCGATCACCTTTTGGTCGAGTTGGGGCCGTGCGTCGGCCAGTGCGGAACGAAGTGAGGCTGGGGGTTCAGTACTGGGTCGCGTGGCGCGTGTGGGCGCGACGGCGGGAAACCCGGGTATGTGGTCTTGGGCCGAGCCAGACGAGTTCGGCCCGGAACATGCCGTGCGCCACCTGGTGGCGCACCGCCGTGTCCAGCGCGTCGCGCAGGGCGCCGTGGCGCAGGAGTGCGTCCGGTCCGAGCAAACCTTCCACGGCAGCGAGGGCACCGGCGGTGTCGCCGTGGTCCAGGCGGGCGCGGACGTCCACGAGATCCTCTGGATGCCGGTGTACGGCGTCGATCGCCTGCAGGCACGGCAGCGGCGTGCCGCCCAACGCGACCAGCAGCTCCTCGCGGCGGATCTCGCCGGGATCGTGGTCCAGCGGGACGAGGACGCCGTTCACCACGCCGATCCGGTGCGTGGCCCCGCGACAGTCGACGAACCGCGAGTCCGTTGACGTGTCGGGACTTCGTGACGCGGCAGCCGGCCGGTGGTCCGGCAGGAGCGCCGACGCGACAAGCGGGTGCAACCGTTCGGCGTCGATCAGTCCCGCGTGGAACAACTCCAGATCAGGCAGGACCCAAGTCGCCGCGTCAGGCAGGACGGGCGACATACGGCCACAGTCCCGCCGTGGAGCCACCGTGATGGTGGGCGTCGGCGCACCGAGGTCCAGCATCACCCGGCGCCCCTTGTCGAGCCGCACGGTGACCACGCTGTCCGCACATCCGTCCGCACGCAGCAGGAGCGCCGCCTCATCCACCCACCGGTGCACGGCCCCAGCGGCAATCTCGTCGCCGCCCGGCGGCCACTGCGCGGCCCCAGATCGTTGCCACAGCTCACCGGATCTGCGCGCGTCCCATAGATGACGGTGCAGATCGAGCCGGAAATGCCGGTCCGGCCGAGGATGCGGATGCCCGCGAGCCCCATCCCGTGGCCGGGACGAGTCCCACAGCGCGAGGCTGAGCCGCTGACCGGCGTACGCCCACGCCGGCGGCGTCCGCGCCACGAGGTGCACCGGATGGCCGGCCGGACGGTACCGGGCCAGCGAGACAGTGCAGCCCGGCCGCAACAGGCCGTCAGGCCCGATTCTCGGGAAATGCCAGCGAAGCAGGTCAGGAGCCAGGCGACGCAGATCGGCACGGACCTGTTTGGCGAACTGCCATCCATGGGCACGGC
This window contains:
- a CDS encoding BPL-N domain-containing protein, with translation MFPLRLRAFSSSSTRLSRPPRREITTCGSAANAAHDCAPTIAEVLRTAPRPFEVKFVGPGTGTALTAGLLAKATLYVQPGGDDLQRTWRDLRGSADMIRDWIRGGGSYLGLCFGGYLAGHNPGFGLLPGDTDGYAGSPGSEVPDDRDTVLKVDWQGQPRHMYFQDGPAFHLTGGANATVLATYSNGAAAVVVASYGNGRVGVSGPHPEATAEWYEGKGLTNPDGVRLDLARELIERTTGQR
- a CDS encoding alpha/beta hydrolase, coding for MSTFLLVHGAWHSGRCWERVVPLLEPAGHRVLTPSLTGYGDKAHLLGPDVGLDTHVDDVVTAIGDHTDVILVGHSYAGLVISSAANRVPDRVEHLVYLDAMVPADGETAVDVQPVTQSLIDLAARSGDGWRVPPLPQQPPPLGLFGVTDPADIAWLRTMISDGPVRCLQQPVRLDNPAVNAIPRTHIHCVGATPDGITRRPVPAVQPNGCPSQVWELPTGHDCMITMPTELSGLLLKLAP
- a CDS encoding winged helix-turn-helix transcriptional regulator, giving the protein MSQDDACRARVVLGIVGDKWSLLVVRNLRSGPRRFTELKREIDGISQRMLTVTLRGLERDGILTRTVHNVMPPHVSYELTPMGETLRAATAPLLAWSLEHLERIDVARAEYDARGESGDAGGSSPR
- a CDS encoding DUF2201 family putative metallopeptidase, giving the protein MTTTTMDEEKLFAARLHAARSRPYLATALFALHTVESRRVPTMAVDRHWRCYVSPAFVDRTPVEELAGAWVHEVSHLLRDHHGRSDRFAAKHELTGPAERLRMNIAADLEINDDIFGDGLARPDGVVEPSMLSLSEGKLMEEYLREFRLGPCTDAFAWLDCGSGADGLDREWELGPDGAHGLSDEERDTVRFRVAQGINASPGTVPRAWKRWAEEAFHPPQPWRELLGAAVRSAVSSPGVGEDYTYGRPSRRSTSLPGVVMPSLRRRPPRVFVIVDTSASVSDAELGSAILEIAAIVRTTGGRRDLVSVLSCDAAAHVTQPLCRAEGIPLVGGGGTDLRAGFVKAVRGSHRPDVIVALTDGHTPWPDAKPSCRTVVGLFPRPSASPDENDPDYEPVLPPAWARVVGIG
- a CDS encoding AAA family ATPase, translated to MPSATKSAFETAPPLDVAADLLALLHDTTTEQRADSQLEALTLAVSADLPVLLWGEPGIGKTAALNQLAGALALPLTTVIASVHEPSDFSGLPVVGDDPATQGVPMAPPDWAVRLVRAGHGLLFLDELSTAPPAVQAALLRVVLERRVGALRLPPGVRIVAAANPRSSAADGWELSPPLANRFVHLQWTYDHEVVVRGLGGTWPKAALPRLDPHRLPDAVAFARRAVCGLLTARPRLVHQLPSSEARRGGAWPSPRSWDMALRLIAFATAAGTSRGVLSMLVRGTVGDGPGLELLASLDRMDLPDPEALLADPASAVLPERGDLRQTVLDGVVQAVRKRPELSRWNAAWALLVLALETGAPDLVVVPAATLAALRRDDWQVPAAIEQLAGAVSVSQRADRVGAGARP